A stretch of DNA from Ricinus communis isolate WT05 ecotype wild-type chromosome 4, ASM1957865v1, whole genome shotgun sequence:
CTTGTACCTTTCACTGTGcggggtttgtcttcttgtcgaCAAGCAATGTAAAGGCAAGCGGCTAAAACTGCATCCTGATTCCGACCTCTGAGAGGCTTTTGATCTTCTACTTTTTTGTAAATTTCATTAGCTCGATCCTTGAACAAAAAAATGCAAATAGCACAAATATGAACAAGTAAAACAATTAAGACCACTGATTGAGGAAAACACACACTGAACCGAACATAACCAAGTTGCAAAAAACAAGCACGTCAGACCCATCAAACTGACATTTCCTGGTCAGTTCACAGGATTCAATCTGAAGACTATTACGGCAtgccaaaataaaatacagCCGATCAAGAAGTAGATAGGTTAGCAGCACAAACGGGGTAAAAGACTAATCAAAAGCCAAGACCAGAGCTGGTAGCCTGGTATGAGATCAGGGTAAAAAGTAGCGAAGCAGCAAgctaagtaattaaaaattgaactCACATTACCTTAATGGTCGCAACAAGGCCCAACCTGAAACGTCAAAATGTTTGCAGTTCTGTTAAATTTGCAGCCCTTTagatcataataaaataaaatcatccaGCCTTAACaagataacaaaaaaatatatactaaaaaaatctaaacagacaaattcatttgttagctattaaaagaaaaaaaaaaaaaaactttactgagggaaaagagaaagataCGAACCTATCAGACATGGTAGCAATAGTTTTGAAAGCTTGGATAAGAGAACGATCAGGATTGGAGCCACGGTTCTGCCAGCGACCCAAAGAAGAGGTCAAGAAATCACCAGAAGCACCAGTAGGCTTAGAAATGACGGTGGAGAGACCACCGTCAGCAAGAAGAGGATTAGAAGGACCACCAACACGAACAGGGTCATTATCAGCTGATTCGTTAGCAAAAGTTCTCCATTCAGAGGTTTCATCGATGGAATGAGATTCGAGAACAAGACCGCACTCTGAACAAACGGTGTCGCCGGCGGAGTGGTCAAAAACGACCTCCGTTGGACGTTTACAATCAGGGCAATACGTGTCAGCCATTTGGGATGAATAGGTGGTGGTTTTCTATTATCATTATctagttgttgttgttgttgtttgcTGGGGCTATATTATCTTTGGTTTCAGTAGCTtcactctttattttttaggtgTGTGAACTGGTGAAATGAAAGTAGATTTGTCATGTTTGTTTCGTATTTGGAATATTATGTTATGTGGATAAGGTGTTGAAAAGGTTTGCGggtccttcttcttctttttttcttttttgtttcctttttctgctGAAAGGTAAATTCTttgatctttctttttcccGGAGAAccaacaataaaagaaaaataagaggaGAAGAACCCCCTGCTTTCTAAAGGATCAGAGCTGAACCCTGCCCCCTTGTATGCCTTTGCAGAGACCCTAACACCACCACAAACAACAGTAcaatgcttttctttttctatcctTAATttgttctctctttttctataattatttcaattagaCACCATTTATTTTGCAATGCAATTGGAGAAGAATAGAATATTACTAacctaaaaattttaattttaattcagaaGTAgacaactaattaatttatgttcattTCTTATTCAAATTTACATTCTCGGATAATTCTTAACTAAGatattttggaaaaaagagttatgctatgcttaaaaaagaaaatatgtccgaaataaaaaaaaaaaaatatagtcaACAAGATATCTACGCCACATCAAATGAAAAagctattttatatttcaatattaaattattaatataaatgtaattatttaaaattaataattattacattatCCATTTATGGGCTTAGCATATAGATAAAAATGGCTAACTTGTGAGTGACATATCGATTGACAGTACTCAAGTGTATATCAGTACTTAAGTTAATAGGGCCTGGCTTGAGAAGATTAATTAGAGAAATAGAGTTTGGTGATAAAGAAATTGAGAGGCAAAGTAGTAAAATGAGGCaagaagggaaaaaagaaagggataAGAGGGAGAAAGAAGTTCTAGAAttgtatttactttttatagcATTACCCAATAATTACAATAGATTAGGTATTTATACATGAATATGTTTCTAGATTCTCCTATTGGTATCTGAATGAGCAAAACTATCATCAGTCCATCAATCATTATCTGATTGCTAACTTGAATTTGGCATGACTCATTCCCTTCGTTCCTATAGCCTGGTAAATAACAGTGTACATACGCTGAACTTTTTAAATTCCTTTATACTTGACATTAGGGCTGATCATGGATTTCAGTGATTTCCGTACAAACCGTACCGAAAAATACCagaaagtttttataattaaattgaacctccgaatttttttattattcggtatggtactggttctttagtaaaaaccaTACCAAAACCGATCCGTTTTATACTGATCCGGACCAAACCGTAGAActgaattttttacatatatttattaataattatttatattatataaataatacatattaaaaataactataatattataaaatactttatactctataaaaaaattattttatatttattatttatataattcaagcaattattatcgaaataaaaaaataatacatattaaaaataactataatattataatatactttatactctataaaaaatataagttatatatattaatatgtcacatagtatactaatactagtaatctagtatacatactataatactagatttaaaGTACTTGAAAACTAAGTACAAATTAAAGTACTTGAAAGCTAAGTATACCATTTATTATGGTGAAAATGAggtaaaaaatttgaaaaaaatggtgaaaacaGCTTTAGAGTTGATGGTGGATGAATACAAGATAATTGAGGATCAATTATATATGGGTGAGGTTGTAGGGAGCTCAGAGAAATCTGCATATGATAGTGGGTTAAGTAATACGGAAACAGAAGAAGAGATTATAAGTTCTTTTCAAAGGAAGAAGCGCAGTAAAATTTGTCTAAGATATCTGAGTTAGATAGGTACTTCGAAGAATTTGCAGAAAAATTCACTATTGATTTCGATATCTTAGCATGGTGGAAGGTGAATTCAATAAAGTATCCTATCTTGTCCAAGGTTGCACGCGATGTACTGGCTATCCAAGCTTCAACAGTAGCCTCTGAATCTGCATTTAGTATTGGAGGACGAACTCTAGATCACTATAGAAGTTCTTTACTTCCTACAATAGCAGAGATCCTTATTTGTTGTCAAGATTGgcttagaagttcaaatatacctatccaactagaagaatcaatagaggatATTGAAAACATAGAGTCAGGTAACATTTCAttacttcttacatatgtttgtgttattgttgatgctgttaagttttattgacgtaattttttacttttattgtaaaaattattcaagatcctgagattggtgagttccttatgccaagattaaatATGGAGTGTTAATTTTGAGGGGAGATAATAACattcctttgctaattttggacatgtattttagtgctacataaagtttgtaaatttatttattttaatgattgccatctggaaagtatttttatgctagcagtaacatatattttaatggtttgtatttgaatatataatgaattattatatttgcaagtgactgaattgcaaaacaggttgttcaagaatgtgattacaattctaattcagattctaatgctactttttttaggttggtaatcatattttctctaaatgtatttgattaaagatgagattaaagttatattctttaaattttttagaaccaaaaatagcaccgaaccgaactgtatttaaccataaaattggtataatacggtattggatccttttatgtttggtacagtactggtaccttcaattttaaaataaccgaggtttggtatggtactggtgatttatGGATAACCGAATTAGATCAATCCGTGTACAGCCCTACCTGGCATTGTATTCAGCAATTACCTATGGATTGTAATATAGCTGGAacatgcaatttttttttttcttttgcaatttatttgatcaTGTTATGGAATAACTAGTTACCTTATGAAATCTTTTACAACCCACTTACAATTAAGTTCACGAATTTGGCCTAAATTTCAAGTGATTCTATATTTTTCACAATCATTTTCTAACATGGTACTAAAACAAGAAGCTGAAGCAGCAGCAAAAGGGAAATTCATGGTGAACAATGCAACTAAAGGCCTCATCATAGCGGCTTTTAGAAAAATTCGAGAAGCCAATTCTGATACATTACTTATTGTTTTAAAGTGCAATATATTTTAGAGAGCGTGATTAGCCTTTTGATCCATCAAGGATGGAATAATATTCTACCTCTTCGATGGAGAAAATATCCAAGTTTCTTTCATGTACCAGTATTGGCAATTTGACCTTTATGGATCTTTTGGTGGTTTGTGCAGGAATTCCTCCAGGCATTTCTTTTTCCCTGATAGAAGAAGGGCTGGAAATGCTACTTCAAAAGATGCATTCCAATCCTGGATTGTTCAATCAGGATTTTGAGCTAAAGTGAGAGACTATTGATCTCAAAGTTTTAAGTagttttatgaatttaacGTTTCAGATAGTATGAACTACATGGGATTATTGTTGCGTAGTCTAAATGATATGGACACGTTGGAGATGATAACTATGCTCATTTGATGGCAATCGGACGGAGGTTTATTTGTTTGTGTAACCGAGGAAGGGACTGAAGCTGCTGCTGTTACTTTTGATGATGATTTGGGTTGCTCCCTTGACTCTCCACCTCCGATTAATTACATTGCTAATCATCATCTTCAGTTTGTGATCAAGGAAGATGCATCTGTTATGAAATTAATCCGGAtgatttatagaaattaatctgttatgttattagatttaagttTTCTGGGTCTATCCCTGATCTGTTTTCTCCTTTCTGTATTGGTCTTGTGCTCTTCTTTAGATGTTTGAtgataattttagtttattattagggtttaattttagattaagaTCCATTGGCCTAAACTATAATTGATCATACTGTCTCTTATAATCATGTGTAACTGATAATTACTGGCTGATGAAGCAGAAGGTGAAGGGCTGATCAAAGAAGTTCTCAGAAAAGGACAGGTCAATCCTGATAAATTACTTGTtctcttaaataaaaatctttccCAATGGAGCTTGGCATAAGCCTTTTTAATCCATCAAGAATTAGGAACCGAACATTCTACTATCAGTGGAGTAAGAATCCAATTTCCTTTCATGAAAACAGTCCGACGAGTTTGAAATTTATGGATCATTTGATGGTTTCTAGATTCTCAAATTGCTTTGTCGTATTTGTAAAGACGAAGACAGGATCTCCTCTATGCGTTTCTTTCTTCCTGACAAGAAGACGGCCTAAAATTGCTACTCTGTCAAACAGATTGAACCCAATCCTGGATTCTTGCATCcactaattataaaaatcgaCGAATATATTTCtcgaatatatatatttttttcctcCATCGATGACGTTCTCCACCATTATTAGCCGTTTGATCTTATCATTTCACTTCATGGCAACTTGTTTCAGTATCAGGTTTTCAATTATTCCAAAACAGGAATCATCAGGTCAAGATACAATTGAAGTGCTTATGCAATATTTATTGGTTGTCTCTTAAAACATGGCTTGCTAAACCTTACAAGATCGAATAATAAATAACCGAATCAACAGATCAAATAGTTTAATCTAATATAAGCTTATGAAAATTCAAAAGTTTCACTTTCAGCTCCATGTAATCTCGTATTTATTTGAAACAACGATTGCTATCTAACTAATCTTAAGTGATAAGACACCAATCTTACGAACATGCTAGCAACATAAAAATCATTATCCGGAATCAGAATCACGTCCCCCCATCAATTTCAAGTTCCCCCCGGGAACTTCCCAACTAAAAGTGTTGCTATCGGCATTTAACTGATGATCTTGATTGTGCATTGTATCCGTATCTGGCATAACGGTTTCCTGATATTTGGCTCGTAGATAATAATTCCAATCCTCTTATATAGAAACTTGTGATAGTATCATATGTTATTACAAGTTTTCACTTGCAAGATAGCAAAAGTTTTCTACTACCCAAGCAGCAGAATGTCATTATCTCTATTTCTGTCGACATTCATgtattcttttgctttttcgTTTTTCAAATCCTATCGTTATTTCAAAGAAGGTCTTCTATAACTGGCTTTCTTGGGAATGATTTTCGTTAGGATCTGTTCTATTTGATTTTGCATTGAATTAAACttgtttaataaaagaaatcaacacTAACTTTCTTTAGtatggaagaagaaaaagataactAAAAGTAAAATGTGCATCAACTCGCCTATAATTAATTCATTGTCGGGGGTTGGTTAATTCCCAAGCCACAGATTAATGGGTATATACAACTGTGGCCTGCAGtcattttaacatttaaaattgaatCTCGTTTAATTACAGAGTGAAATGAAATAGAAGTAATTAACTTCCACAGTGTAGTTCTGTGGTTTTAGctgaaaattcaaaaatcttgccacattaaatattaataagttcAACGTATTAGTCATGCAGCTGATAGATGGGCTGTTAGCCACCTTTATGGGTTGGCGACCACAACGAATAATCAAAAGGAAAACGCCACCATTGATTGGTCAACGGCAAGCTGTTTAATGTAGTTACAGTTTTCCATATCACATTTACATCAGTCTACGTTTATTTGACAAGCATTTAGTCTTCTTAttacaagaaagaaaattctgatacaattatatatatgtttatttactaaatttttattttagtggttttaaattaaataaattacatttgtAAAACTAGCATGCTGTTCATGTGAAAGGAAAGTCAGAAAGAACAGTAAACAGGAATGGGAAAGAAATGATTTCATATCTCCCCAACCCAACCAAACATTTCTATCTTTatacattttcatttttattaattatatattataaggtAGGCAACCGCCTCAAGCACTAGAAGGAACTGTTCTTGGGTGAATTAAACCCTGAACGCCACCTGGAACATATATTAGGACCtcatttatttctctcttttctttctgtcTCATTACCTTAATAAATTGTACTTCTATATAATGTCGAGTTTTTGCTGTAAAAGAttcaaaatatctttttaatactTGCATATACATACATGTAATGGATATGTATTTGTAATGGTGTGTTTGGATCAATCTTAAATTGATCTTAGGTTATCACCAGACTAAACACATCATATGTACTTCTCATTTAAGTTTTCTTTGACAATGTTagcatttattttaattatttatactgTGAGCTTTGATTTtgacatataatttttttctttttcaaaaaattcgATCTTAATAAACTGCAGTCTGACTGTTTAAAactctaataaatttttatttatttattttgaggTGGTATATGAAGATTtgctatattttaaatataagtattttttataaaaaaaatcatatataaatattggttatgcatatttttaaataattaaatattctatAGGAGAGTTACTTAAGTAATGATGGGTAATGAGGTGTTGAAAATATTGATAAGAAACCAACAATAAAAGCAGAAATGAATGAATGAAAATGGTACCACCATACATCTCATTCATATGCAATAAATTTTCTCACTTGCCAACTAAATAGGCTATCTGTTTTAGACACCCCACTCATTAATTCTCTGCCTTCCAtatcttcttcatcttttatttttttcttctctttcccATCTATACCATACCATACTTATGTTATGATCTTCCCATTCAGTCCACTATTCATTGTTCAATTTTATAGTTGTTTGTTGATTGTTGTATGATCAACTTATCTAGGTCATACCCAATAGCCTATACTATTCAAAGATTCCTTCTTTGAGTTATATTTGCATgttcctttccttttctcatttctttgttatgtattcttcttcttcttcttctccttcttgtCCGAATTTGTAGTTATGCAAAATGGAGATAGAGGTGGCTAGCAGTAGTTATAGTACTAAAAGTGACAGTCTCGGTACTAACGGAGGTGGTGACAGCAGTAAC
This window harbors:
- the LOC8274320 gene encoding transcription initiation factor IIB isoform X2; translation: MADTYCPDCKRPTEVVFDHSAGDTVCSECGLVLESHSIDETSEWRTFANESADNDPVRVGGPSNPLLADGGLSTVISKPTGASGDFLTSSLGRWQNRGSNPDRSLIQAFKTIATMSDRLGLVATIKDRANEIYKKVEDQKPLRGRNQDAVLAACLYIACRQEDKPRTVKEICSVANGATKKEIGRAKEYIVKQLEVELGQSMEMGTIHAGDFLRRFCSHLGMNNQAVKAAQEAVKKSEELDIRRSPISIAAAIIYMITQLSEEKKLLKDISTSTGVAEGTIRNSYKDLYPYASRIVPSWYAKEEDLINLCSP
- the LOC8274320 gene encoding transcription initiation factor IIB isoform X1, yielding MADTYCPDCKRPTEVVFDHSAGDTVCSECGLVLESHSIDETSEWRTFANESADNDPVRVGGPSNPLLADGGLSTVISKPTGASGDFLTSSLGRWQNRGSNPDRSLIQAFKTIATMSDRLGLVATIKDRANEIYKKVEDQKPLRGRNQDAVLAACLYIACRQEDKPRTVKVEICSVANGATKKEIGRAKEYIVKQLEVELGQSMEMGTIHAGDFLRRFCSHLGMNNQAVKAAQEAVKKSEELDIRRSPISIAAAIIYMITQLSEEKKLLKDISTSTGVAEGTIRNSYKDLYPYASRIVPSWYAKEEDLINLCSP